One window of Aerococcus tenax genomic DNA carries:
- a CDS encoding primase alpha helix C-terminal domain-containing protein: protein MIYTTTGVKNNQLKECPSNGSDFETLAYLCQNNIQHLEGIQSQPDGGKPVSDEIKLNDCLYFFSGQIQGSKRSDSQTLSKSLITLDIEPRANADPNSPFKYEPLDYEEAVQKLLKELEGLRYIIYPTINSQPQHARIRVILEPDQPMTKRECKATTQALIDHLEKLGLPIDPSSGDFSRLMGMPVDNGLDGDYKVITHLSGAKVPVNRPEQQANFEIKRTYSPYENGRYIGKVPRLLQEVYSGISQGGRNNFFTKAFGTLLKANVSPEYCISICQDWNQRFTQPPLSDQELVGVMKSVLSREERKRGEPVND, encoded by the coding sequence ATGATCTACACAACAACAGGAGTTAAGAACAACCAACTCAAAGAATGCCCCTCTAATGGTAGTGACTTTGAAACCTTAGCCTATCTTTGTCAAAACAATATCCAACACCTAGAGGGCATTCAATCCCAGCCAGACGGTGGCAAGCCGGTTTCTGATGAGATCAAACTAAATGACTGCCTTTACTTCTTTAGTGGCCAAATCCAAGGCTCAAAGCGTTCTGACAGCCAGACCCTTAGCAAGTCACTCATTACCCTAGACATTGAACCTAGGGCCAACGCTGACCCTAATAGCCCTTTTAAATATGAGCCATTGGACTATGAAGAAGCCGTTCAGAAGCTTTTAAAAGAGCTTGAGGGGCTAAGGTATATCATCTATCCAACGATCAATAGCCAGCCCCAGCATGCCAGAATAAGGGTTATTTTAGAGCCTGACCAGCCTATGACTAAGCGAGAATGTAAAGCGACAACTCAGGCGCTTATTGACCACTTGGAAAAGTTAGGTTTACCCATTGACCCAAGTAGTGGCGACTTTAGCCGTCTAATGGGTATGCCAGTAGACAACGGCCTAGACGGTGATTATAAGGTAATTACCCATCTTAGTGGTGCGAAAGTGCCTGTAAATCGTCCTGAGCAACAAGCTAATTTTGAAATTAAAAGGACTTATAGCCCCTATGAGAACGGCCGCTATATTGGCAAAGTGCCCCGGCTATTACAGGAAGTTTATTCCGGAATTTCTCAAGGTGGCCGCAATAACTTTTTCACTAAGGCCTTTGGAACGCTTTTAAAGGCCAATGTTAGCCCAGAATATTGTATTTCTATTTGTCAAGATTGGAATCAGCGCTTCACTCAACCGCCCCTATCTGATCAAGAATTGGTTGGTGTAATGAAAAGCGTTTTATCACGAGAAGAACGAAAGCGAGGTGAACCAGTAAATGACTAA
- a CDS encoding DNA primase family protein: MTNEFDEVLRRARNLTNPPKEKAPRTMEEIRSALEAAGAKWHAEHQKENKSAPFLHEGTGAELFMQHVHCILIGNDRDRAMLAYYDPEQGLYISSQNEMSGLINCLEEYKYKHWIEVIRQLRIRVPLKEPFSSRDLIPVNNGIYSLKEHKLLPFSPKYAITSKIATNYNPLATKPIINGFDFDKWLKAIACGDEEVVTLLWQVINEALNPNHTRNKIGFLIGNGNSGKGTFQQLLINLIGKKNVSALKPPDFGSQFGKEALIGKVCNIGDDISNKYVDSISDLMSLATGDPIMIEEKRKPIFMATLKIFCLFSGNGMPNVRNKSTGWYRRLLLIPFNADFNGEKNDPNIKEVYLKDKAVLEYVLKKAIELDFTHFIEPESVKKEIAKYRRANDFIEGYINDEYIPNGYHELGKVPNNFIKHDLTVYKEEMGNYSPLPYGFWTKFIEILERLTGNKYKLAKQRINVSESENMPEEIQPYAKGRNPIRIILKHE, from the coding sequence ATGACTAATGAATTTGATGAAGTGCTTAGACGTGCCAGAAACCTAACCAATCCCCCTAAGGAAAAAGCCCCCAGAACCATGGAAGAGATCCGTTCAGCACTCGAGGCCGCAGGGGCTAAATGGCATGCTGAACACCAAAAAGAAAACAAAAGCGCCCCCTTTTTACATGAGGGAACAGGGGCAGAACTTTTTATGCAACATGTCCATTGTATTTTGATAGGTAATGACCGGGATAGGGCCATGCTGGCTTATTATGACCCAGAACAAGGCCTTTATATTTCAAGTCAGAATGAAATGAGCGGGCTAATTAATTGCTTGGAAGAATATAAATATAAGCATTGGATCGAGGTTATACGGCAATTAAGAATCAGAGTGCCCCTCAAAGAGCCTTTTTCTAGTCGTGACCTAATCCCAGTGAACAATGGCATTTACTCACTCAAGGAACATAAGTTACTACCCTTTAGCCCTAAGTATGCCATTACCAGCAAAATCGCCACTAACTACAATCCCTTGGCCACTAAGCCTATTATCAATGGCTTTGACTTTGATAAGTGGCTAAAGGCTATTGCTTGTGGTGATGAAGAAGTCGTTACTTTGCTATGGCAGGTTATCAATGAAGCCCTGAACCCTAACCATACACGGAATAAAATCGGTTTTTTAATCGGTAATGGGAATAGTGGTAAAGGAACGTTTCAGCAACTATTAATCAATCTTATTGGCAAAAAGAATGTTAGTGCTTTAAAACCGCCTGATTTTGGCAGTCAATTTGGGAAAGAGGCACTAATAGGGAAAGTCTGCAACATAGGGGATGATATCTCTAATAAATATGTCGATAGTATCTCAGATCTTATGAGTCTAGCCACCGGAGATCCCATTATGATAGAGGAAAAAAGGAAGCCCATTTTTATGGCTACCCTTAAAATATTTTGCTTATTTAGCGGTAACGGCATGCCTAACGTCCGCAATAAGTCTACAGGCTGGTACAGACGGTTACTATTGATCCCCTTTAATGCTGACTTTAACGGGGAAAAGAACGATCCCAATATTAAAGAAGTCTACCTAAAAGACAAGGCTGTTTTAGAATACGTCCTAAAAAAGGCCATTGAGTTGGATTTCACCCACTTTATCGAGCCAGAATCGGTTAAGAAAGAAATCGCTAAGTACCGCCGAGCTAATGACTTTATAGAGGGATACATTAATGATGAGTATATCCCTAATGGCTATCATGAGTTGGGGAAAGTGCCAAACAATTTTATTAAGCATGATTTAACGGTCTATAAAGAGGAGATGGGGAACTATAGCCCCTTGCCCTATGGCTTTTGGACTAAGTTTATTGAGATCTTGGAACGGTTGACGGGTAATAAGTATAAATTGGCCAAACAGAGAATTAATGTTTCTGAATCGGAAAATATGCCAGAGGAAATCCAACCCTATGCCAAGGGCCGCAACCCAATAAGAATTATTCTCAAGCATGAATAA
- a CDS encoding ArpU family phage packaging/lysis transcriptional regulator, with product MFYIPPIDEEKTAKKADSILSDYDRLRRLSGYQGRLVANYRYTPEKHVKNAGNYSEDLIEIREEAKAKVLEIENAIDLVEPELGKILEKKYIKHFKNTDIYREYYYSESTFYRFLKKAQIQFAEAFKGGELLCFKNETDRITWN from the coding sequence ATGTTCTATATTCCGCCAATTGATGAAGAAAAAACTGCAAAAAAAGCCGATAGTATATTAAGCGATTATGACCGTTTAAGACGACTTAGCGGCTACCAAGGCCGTTTAGTAGCTAACTATAGATATACCCCTGAAAAGCATGTAAAAAATGCTGGTAATTATTCCGAGGACCTAATAGAGATCAGAGAAGAGGCTAAAGCTAAAGTATTAGAAATTGAAAACGCAATTGATTTAGTAGAGCCCGAACTAGGCAAAATTTTGGAAAAAAAGTATATTAAGCACTTCAAAAATACTGATATATATAGAGAGTATTACTATTCTGAATCCACTTTTTACAGGTTCTTAAAAAAGGCTCAAATTCAGTTCGCAGAGGCCTTTAAAGGAGGTGAGCTATTATGCTTTAAGAACGAAACCGATCGTATTACTTGGAATTAA
- a CDS encoding kinetochore Spc7 family protein produces the protein MDREFLKQFGLDKEAIGKILGEYHNSLDQIKEEYKVRAEEVSELEQLKEANSTLEDTIAKQAEELSTYEQALSESQDLLSQEQVNSIKIKTLAEYGLNPNIAKYVKGSTGEEIAADVQLLRDTLDSRPQPEAPMKSLEPSPYQGNPWAQMADSLIEASWR, from the coding sequence ATGGACAGAGAATTTCTAAAACAATTTGGCTTAGATAAGGAGGCTATTGGTAAGATCCTAGGGGAATATCATAATTCCTTAGATCAGATTAAGGAAGAATATAAAGTTCGTGCCGAGGAAGTTTCTGAGTTGGAACAGCTCAAGGAAGCCAACAGCACCCTTGAAGACACCATAGCCAAACAAGCCGAGGAGCTTTCAACTTATGAGCAGGCACTATCAGAAAGCCAAGACCTCCTAAGCCAAGAGCAGGTAAATAGTATTAAGATTAAAACGCTAGCAGAGTATGGGCTTAACCCTAACATAGCTAAGTATGTTAAGGGATCAACAGGCGAGGAGATCGCAGCAGATGTTCAATTGCTGAGAGATACCCTAGACAGCAGGCCACAGCCGGAAGCACCTATGAAGTCTTTAGAGCCTAGCCCCTATCAGGGTAACCCATGGGCTCAGATGGCTGACAGCCTTATCGAAGCTTCATGGCGCTAA
- a CDS encoding histidine phosphatase family protein, with the protein MLKHLYLMRHGETEFNLENRVQGWCDSPLTEKGIRQAELARDMLRERKITFTHGYSSPLDRAITTLKHAIPNPMPTETVTGLKEWGFGSLEGQSRDLMPKPLSAPKTDDYYCQYGGERASEVCQRINHSLQAIMTKEDSQQVLAVAHGAVIYQFVKDFLPDPVAGIGNCEIFHFVYDFNTFTFIENMKPYREMSVSGENLFAKSDKTL; encoded by the coding sequence ATGTTAAAGCACTTATATCTCATGCGCCACGGCGAAACGGAATTTAATTTGGAGAACCGCGTACAGGGCTGGTGTGATTCCCCTTTAACTGAAAAAGGCATCCGACAAGCCGAGCTGGCTAGAGATATGCTTAGGGAACGGAAAATCACTTTTACCCATGGCTACAGCTCACCGCTTGATCGGGCAATTACGACTCTAAAACACGCTATTCCTAATCCCATGCCCACAGAAACAGTCACCGGTTTGAAGGAATGGGGCTTTGGTTCACTAGAAGGGCAATCTCGCGACCTCATGCCTAAACCTCTCTCAGCCCCCAAAACGGATGATTACTATTGTCAATATGGTGGTGAAAGAGCTAGCGAAGTCTGTCAACGCATTAACCATAGCCTCCAAGCCATCATGACAAAAGAGGATAGCCAGCAAGTCTTAGCGGTCGCTCATGGGGCTGTCATCTACCAATTTGTAAAAGACTTCCTCCCTGACCCGGTTGCTGGTATCGGCAACTGCGAAATCTTTCACTTTGTTTACGATTTCAACACCTTCACCTTTATAGAAAATATGAAGCCTTATCGGGAGATGTCCGTGTCTGGTGAAAATTTATTTGCAAAATCGGACAAAACGTTATAA
- the mutS gene encoding DNA mismatch repair protein MutS, translated as MAKKKTPMMEQYYQIKDQYPDAFLFFRLGDFYEMFDDDAKKAAQILEITLTSRNRNADDPIPMCGVPYHSADEYVKTLVNQGYKVAIAEQMEDPKQAKGMVDRQVIKVITPGTYYNSSDKENVFICAIIHQEGPYALAYTDISTGELKVTHMDSFEMLLTEFSQIQAKEVVFYHELSEDDLAQLEQLFPFTTSYINQKTLDQLPESAFEKITQNIKHSIELNALRVLMAYVYSTQFRMVNHWRQAESYELDYYLHMDYFAKRNLELTESIRTQKRSGSLLHFLDETKTAMGGRLLRQWLDRPLIIQATIEERLDQVESLIDAFFERRNIQENLSGVYDLERLVAKISMGQVNARELLQLMNSLKKVPQVSENLQAIQGNQSDNQETGVWTKLLNSLAALPEVVKTIESAIDPEANISITEGGIIRDGFSDQLDDYRQAIRHGSEWIANLQAKEREATGIKSLKIGYNKVFGYYIEVTKANLHLLPEGRYERKQTLTNAERFITPELKEMEYRILEAQEKSVDLEYELFLGVREKVKVYQKDLQAIAQAIAQVDVIQSLAEISEQNQYVRPHFSGEDRALLIKDSRHPVVEETLGRDDFVPNDIIMDKDTSILLITGPNMSGKSTYMRQLGLTVIMAQMGSFVPASQATLPIFDQIFTRIGATDDLQAGQSTFMVEMMEANQAIQHATDRSLLLFDEIGRGTSTYDGIALAQAILEYLHDHLKAKVLFSTHYHELTDLDNHLPALKNIHVGAIEKDGEVVFLHKVYDGPADKSYGIHVAKLAGLPKSLLANAANILSDLESAASKGAEPKQLNLFNDQENFNQKTASEDYVLDQLDAVDINHLSPIEALELLNQLQRKLSEED; from the coding sequence ATGGCGAAGAAAAAAACACCAATGATGGAGCAATACTATCAGATCAAAGATCAATATCCCGATGCCTTTTTATTTTTTAGGCTGGGCGATTTTTATGAAATGTTTGATGATGACGCCAAAAAAGCGGCACAGATATTAGAAATAACCCTAACGAGTCGAAATCGGAATGCGGATGATCCCATCCCCATGTGTGGTGTTCCCTATCATTCAGCGGACGAATATGTGAAAACCCTAGTTAATCAAGGCTATAAGGTAGCCATCGCTGAACAAATGGAAGATCCTAAGCAAGCCAAGGGTATGGTAGACCGCCAGGTAATCAAGGTGATTACCCCGGGGACTTATTACAATTCTAGCGATAAGGAAAATGTCTTTATTTGTGCGATTATACATCAAGAAGGCCCCTATGCTTTAGCTTATACTGATATTTCAACAGGCGAGCTGAAAGTGACCCATATGGATTCATTTGAAATGCTGTTAACAGAATTCTCACAAATTCAAGCCAAGGAAGTCGTCTTTTATCATGAACTGAGCGAAGATGACTTGGCCCAACTCGAGCAGCTCTTTCCTTTTACCACTTCCTATATTAATCAGAAAACCCTCGATCAGTTGCCGGAAAGCGCCTTTGAAAAAATTACTCAAAATATTAAGCATAGCATCGAGCTTAATGCTTTGCGCGTTTTGATGGCTTATGTTTATAGCACTCAGTTTCGTATGGTTAACCACTGGCGCCAAGCGGAATCCTATGAGTTAGACTATTACTTGCATATGGACTATTTTGCTAAACGCAATTTAGAATTAACCGAATCCATTCGAACTCAGAAACGTTCAGGAAGTTTACTGCATTTTCTCGATGAGACTAAAACCGCCATGGGCGGACGTTTGCTAAGACAGTGGCTGGACCGGCCTCTTATTATCCAAGCAACGATTGAAGAGCGCTTAGACCAAGTAGAATCCTTGATCGACGCCTTCTTTGAACGGCGCAATATCCAAGAAAATCTCTCTGGGGTCTACGATTTAGAGCGCTTAGTGGCTAAGATCTCAATGGGACAGGTCAATGCCCGCGAGCTCCTGCAATTGATGAATTCCTTGAAAAAGGTTCCCCAAGTCTCTGAAAATTTACAAGCTATCCAAGGTAATCAAAGTGACAATCAAGAGACTGGCGTTTGGACCAAGCTTCTTAACAGCCTGGCAGCCCTACCAGAAGTGGTTAAAACCATTGAAAGCGCTATTGATCCGGAAGCTAATATATCGATTACTGAAGGTGGCATTATTAGGGATGGCTTTAGTGATCAGCTGGATGACTATCGTCAGGCGATTCGCCACGGATCAGAATGGATTGCTAACCTGCAAGCCAAGGAGCGTGAAGCGACCGGGATTAAATCTTTAAAAATTGGCTATAATAAGGTCTTTGGTTATTATATCGAGGTAACCAAGGCCAACCTCCATCTTTTACCAGAAGGGCGTTATGAGAGAAAGCAAACCCTGACCAATGCGGAGCGTTTTATTACCCCTGAATTAAAAGAGATGGAATATCGGATCTTGGAAGCTCAGGAAAAATCAGTTGACCTGGAATATGAGCTTTTCCTTGGGGTGAGAGAAAAGGTAAAAGTCTACCAAAAAGACCTACAAGCCATCGCCCAGGCTATTGCCCAGGTGGACGTGATCCAGTCCCTAGCGGAAATTAGCGAACAAAATCAGTATGTGCGTCCTCATTTTAGTGGAGAAGACCGGGCCTTATTGATTAAAGATTCCCGACACCCAGTGGTTGAAGAAACTTTAGGCCGAGATGATTTTGTCCCTAATGACATCATCATGGATAAGGACACTTCCATTCTATTAATTACCGGACCTAATATGTCAGGAAAATCCACTTACATGCGCCAGCTGGGCCTCACCGTGATCATGGCCCAAATGGGAAGTTTTGTACCCGCTAGTCAAGCGACCCTGCCTATTTTTGACCAGATCTTTACCAGGATTGGGGCAACCGATGACTTGCAAGCGGGGCAAAGTACCTTTATGGTCGAAATGATGGAAGCTAACCAGGCCATTCAACACGCTACTGACCGGTCCTTGTTACTCTTTGATGAAATTGGACGGGGAACTTCGACTTATGATGGCATTGCCTTAGCCCAAGCTATTTTAGAGTATTTACACGACCATCTTAAGGCGAAGGTGCTCTTTTCAACCCATTACCATGAACTGACTGACCTGGATAATCACTTGCCAGCCCTTAAGAATATTCATGTCGGAGCTATTGAAAAAGATGGGGAAGTGGTTTTTCTTCACAAGGTTTATGATGGCCCGGCCGATAAGAGCTATGGGATTCATGTTGCTAAACTAGCTGGCTTACCTAAGAGCTTATTAGCCAATGCAGCTAATATTTTATCTGACTTGGAAAGTGCAGCGTCTAAAGGGGCTGAGCCTAAGCAGCTTAATCTCTTCAATGACCAAGAAAATTTCAATCAAAAAACAGCGAGTGAAGATTATGTCTTAGACCAGCTAGATGCTGTCGATATTAATCATTTATCACCTATTGAAGCCTTAGAATTATTGAACCAATTACAAAGGAAACTAAGCGAGGAGGATTAG
- the mutL gene encoding DNA mismatch repair endonuclease MutL, producing MRMIHELPEQVANQIAAGEVVERPASVVKELLENAIDAQATSIDIKVEEAGLKSIQVIDNGLGMSGEDVKLAFKRHATSKIYHSRDLFRIKTLGFRGEALPSIASVAEVSLETSDGKEGSYISLIGGDEVELRPSHLRQGTTIRVENLFYNTPARLKHIKQLSTELSHITDVVNRLAMAHPDIRFTYNHDGRELLRTNGKGRLQEVIAAVYGFKQAQDMLAIENEDHDFQLSGYISKPELTRASRNYMSLFVNGRYIKNYVLSQAIIKGYASKLMIGRYPIAVLNISTDAQLLDVNVHPTKQEIRISKEEELYDLIQSSVQERLSPLRRIPDVGKKEITETANHQASIDLSSQEDSQQLRFDFKNQVEPAENEAFLVKETDHGKDWQAETKTVDQGEGAHRESFPPSTSTPSDLKLASPNHEEGQVQGQRNSSFPQLDYVGQLQASYLVCSDETGMYLVDQHAAQERIKYEYFREAIGDMDIASQELLVPLVLDYPSSESHDVRQVLDRIRAMGIGIEEFGPNQFLVNYHPAWMGSDQVQEHIDSMIQLAIENKDFSVNIYREKTAIMMSCRLSIKANHYLDDRQARQLLDDLTYCENPYNCPHGRPVLIHYSNYEIERSFKRIQDAHESPKNQ from the coding sequence ATTAGGATGATCCACGAACTTCCTGAACAAGTTGCTAATCAGATTGCCGCTGGGGAAGTGGTCGAACGGCCGGCTTCCGTGGTAAAAGAACTCTTAGAAAATGCGATTGATGCCCAGGCAACCAGTATCGATATCAAAGTCGAAGAGGCTGGTTTGAAGAGCATCCAAGTCATTGATAATGGTTTAGGAATGAGTGGGGAAGATGTGAAGTTGGCCTTTAAACGCCATGCTACCAGTAAAATCTATCATTCACGAGACCTCTTTCGGATCAAAACCTTGGGCTTTCGTGGTGAAGCCTTGCCCTCGATCGCCTCAGTTGCTGAAGTTTCGCTGGAAACCAGTGATGGAAAAGAGGGTTCCTATATTAGTTTAATTGGGGGCGATGAGGTAGAACTCCGTCCTTCCCATTTACGGCAAGGAACCACCATCCGGGTTGAAAATTTATTCTACAATACCCCAGCACGATTAAAACATATTAAACAATTAAGCACCGAACTTTCCCATATTACGGACGTTGTGAATCGTTTAGCTATGGCCCACCCTGATATCCGGTTTACTTATAATCATGATGGCAGGGAACTACTAAGGACCAATGGCAAGGGCCGCCTCCAAGAAGTTATCGCTGCAGTTTACGGTTTTAAACAGGCTCAAGACATGTTAGCGATTGAGAATGAGGACCATGATTTTCAACTCAGCGGTTATATTTCTAAACCAGAACTTACCCGGGCCTCACGCAATTACATGTCCCTATTTGTTAACGGCCGTTATATCAAAAATTATGTCCTCAGTCAGGCAATTATCAAGGGCTATGCATCTAAGTTAATGATTGGTCGTTATCCCATAGCTGTCCTTAATATTTCTACAGATGCCCAATTACTTGATGTTAATGTCCATCCAACCAAACAAGAGATTCGCATTAGTAAGGAAGAAGAACTTTACGATCTCATCCAAAGCAGTGTTCAGGAAAGACTATCTCCCCTAAGAAGGATCCCCGATGTAGGCAAGAAAGAGATTACTGAGACAGCTAACCACCAAGCCAGCATTGATCTAAGCAGTCAAGAAGATAGCCAGCAACTGCGTTTTGATTTTAAAAATCAAGTAGAGCCAGCTGAGAATGAAGCTTTCCTAGTTAAGGAAACAGACCATGGCAAAGACTGGCAAGCGGAAACCAAGACAGTTGACCAAGGGGAGGGTGCTCATAGAGAAAGTTTCCCACCAAGCACAAGCACACCTAGTGATCTTAAGCTAGCTAGCCCTAATCATGAAGAGGGGCAAGTCCAAGGTCAAAGGAATTCAAGCTTCCCTCAACTGGACTATGTGGGCCAATTACAGGCTTCTTATTTGGTCTGTTCCGATGAAACCGGGATGTATTTAGTTGACCAGCATGCGGCTCAAGAACGGATTAAATATGAATACTTCCGCGAAGCCATCGGTGATATGGATATAGCTAGCCAGGAATTACTGGTTCCTTTAGTTTTAGACTATCCCTCATCAGAAAGTCATGATGTCAGGCAAGTCTTAGACCGGATACGGGCTATGGGGATTGGCATTGAAGAATTTGGCCCCAATCAATTTTTAGTCAACTACCATCCCGCTTGGATGGGGAGTGACCAGGTCCAAGAACACATTGATTCCATGATCCAACTAGCCATTGAAAATAAAGATTTTTCGGTCAATATCTACCGGGAAAAAACCGCTATTATGATGTCTTGCCGGCTTTCGATAAAAGCTAACCATTATTTAGATGATCGTCAGGCCCGGCAATTGTTAGATGACCTGACTTACTGTGAGAACCCTTATAATTGCCCCCACGGACGTCCCGTTTTAATCCATTATTCTAATTATGAAATCGAACGCAGCTTCAAACGGATCCAAGATGCCCATGAAAGTCCTAAGAATCAATAA
- the msrB gene encoding peptide-methionine (R)-S-oxide reductase MsrB, with amino-acid sequence MNQEEKTARLKELSDLAYEVTQNQATERPFSGDYDEFFEKGIYVDIVDGKPLFSSSKKYNSGCGWPAFTQPIEEDVVNEHQDTSHGMVRTEVRSQEADSHLGHVFTDGPSEAGGLRYCINSAALKFIPYEEMDQAGYSDYKKYVE; translated from the coding sequence ATGAATCAAGAAGAAAAAACCGCTCGTTTAAAAGAACTTAGTGACTTAGCTTATGAAGTGACTCAAAATCAAGCCACTGAACGTCCTTTTTCAGGTGACTATGATGAATTTTTTGAAAAGGGAATTTACGTAGATATTGTGGATGGAAAACCCTTATTCTCTTCCAGTAAAAAATACAATTCCGGTTGTGGTTGGCCGGCTTTTACCCAACCTATTGAAGAGGATGTTGTTAACGAGCATCAAGATACTTCACATGGCATGGTTCGTACTGAAGTACGAAGTCAAGAAGCAGACTCTCATTTGGGACATGTCTTTACTGATGGTCCAAGTGAAGCAGGGGGGTTAAGATATTGTATTAATTCTGCTGCTTTAAAATTTATTCCCTATGAAGAAATGGACCAAGCTGGCTATAGTGACTACAAAAAATATGTGGAGTAA
- the ruvA gene encoding Holliday junction branch migration protein RuvA, which yields MYQYIKGLLVDLTSEAVVVETAGLAYYIYFPNPYRLSDQKGQQVQVWLYQAVSQDAIRLYGFFDQAEKQLFLQLISVSGIGPKSALSILAYGDQAGFIAAIESENVKFLTKFPGVGKKTAQQIILDLQSKLSRLKSEALPADQEVISDQSESSQMMIELEAALNSLGYAKREIDQVIKKGDFSEVDNTADAIRVALRYITLK from the coding sequence ATGTACCAATATATCAAGGGATTACTTGTTGATTTAACTAGTGAAGCGGTAGTCGTTGAAACGGCGGGACTTGCCTATTATATTTATTTTCCAAATCCTTATCGCTTAAGTGATCAAAAAGGCCAGCAGGTGCAAGTTTGGCTCTACCAAGCGGTTAGCCAGGATGCCATACGCCTGTATGGCTTTTTTGATCAGGCCGAGAAACAACTCTTTTTACAATTAATAAGTGTTTCGGGAATCGGGCCTAAGAGTGCTTTATCAATTTTAGCTTATGGTGACCAAGCTGGCTTTATTGCAGCGATTGAATCGGAAAATGTCAAATTCTTAACCAAGTTTCCCGGCGTTGGTAAAAAAACAGCCCAACAGATCATCTTAGACTTACAAAGTAAGCTCAGCCGCCTTAAATCCGAAGCGCTTCCAGCTGACCAAGAAGTCATTTCTGATCAATCAGAGTCAAGTCAGATGATGATTGAATTAGAAGCAGCCCTAAACAGTCTAGGTTACGCTAAGCGGGAGATTGATCAAGTGATCAAAAAAGGCGATTTTTCAGAGGTCGATAATACTGCAGATGCTATCCGGGTCGCTTTAAGATACATAACCTTAAAATAA
- the ruvB gene encoding Holliday junction branch migration DNA helicase RuvB, producing MSSEKRLQSGEEFFEEEDMEASLRPQLLKDYIGQEETKHELSVYIHAARQRTESLDHVLLYGPPGLGKTTLANVISNEMQVNMQTSSGPAIEKTGDLLILLNELAPGDVLFIDEIHRLPRNVEEMLYSAMEDFRVDIIVGQESSAHAVQFDLPPFTLVGATTRAGSLSAPLRDRFGIIQHMRYYKVDELQEIVKRSSQIFEVTIEDEASYEIALRSRGTPRIANRLLKRVRDFAQIYNTNAIIDLAITERALSILKIDKVGLDDLDRRILETIIFYYQGGPVGLSTIAANLSEEKETIEDMYEPYLIQMGFLQRTPRGRMATAKAYQHLGIDKEENEDDLKNDRL from the coding sequence ATGTCTAGTGAAAAAAGGCTTCAAAGCGGGGAAGAATTTTTTGAAGAAGAAGACATGGAGGCTAGCTTAAGACCGCAACTTCTCAAAGACTACATTGGTCAGGAAGAAACCAAGCACGAACTATCGGTTTATATCCATGCTGCTAGACAGCGAACGGAATCCTTAGACCATGTCTTGTTATACGGCCCACCGGGATTAGGAAAAACCACCTTAGCCAATGTCATTAGTAATGAAATGCAGGTCAATATGCAGACCAGTAGCGGTCCAGCCATTGAAAAAACGGGTGATCTTTTAATTTTACTCAACGAACTGGCCCCTGGAGATGTCTTATTTATCGATGAAATCCACCGCCTGCCCCGCAATGTCGAAGAAATGCTCTACAGTGCCATGGAGGACTTTCGTGTTGATATTATTGTTGGCCAAGAGAGTTCAGCCCACGCGGTTCAATTTGATCTGCCTCCATTTACCTTGGTAGGAGCCACGACTAGGGCTGGGAGCTTGTCTGCCCCCTTAAGGGATCGCTTCGGTATCATCCAGCATATGCGCTATTATAAGGTGGATGAATTACAAGAAATCGTTAAGCGGAGTAGCCAAATCTTTGAGGTAACCATCGAAGATGAAGCAAGTTATGAAATTGCCTTACGGTCGCGTGGAACCCCTCGGATTGCCAACCGCTTATTGAAGCGAGTCAGAGACTTTGCTCAAATATATAATACCAATGCAATTATTGATTTAGCAATCACTGAAAGAGCCCTAAGTATTTTAAAAATTGATAAGGTTGGTTTAGATGATCTTGACCGACGCATCTTAGAGACTATTATTTTCTATTATCAAGGTGGCCCGGTAGGTTTATCCACTATTGCGGCTAATTTATCAGAAGAAAAAGAAACCATTGAAGATATGTATGAACCTTATTTAATTCAAATGGGCTTTTTACAACGCACCCCTAGAGGGCGTATGGCCACGGCTAAGGCTTACCAACATTTAGGAATTGATAAAGAGGAGAACGAGGATGACCTTAAAAACGACAGATTATGA